Sequence from the bacterium genome:
CCGCCCGCAGCGCGGCGAGCGCGCCGGCAAGCGCGGCCGCGCGATCGCCAAGGCTCGCGCCAAGTCCGATGCAGGCGAGGGTTTCGTATGGCGGCATCGGGGCATTGTCGCCGGTTACGATTGAAGAATGAAGATCGCGGAATGAAGATTGGCGGGGGCACGGCCCGGTGCCGGTGAGTCACCGTCCATTCCCCAACTTGGCGCGGTGTCGCGGCACTGTTGCGCGCGGTAGCGATGCGCGCGGCTCGGTTTGTTGTAAAGTGCGCGTGTGCCAAACCACCTGGACCTCGCGTGGGAACTCATCTTCGGCGTGTCGCGTCTGATCGCGGCGCGGCTCGACGAGCAGTTGCGCGTCGTCGAGGCGTCGCGCGGGTTCGCGGAAGCCGCCGGCGTGGCGCCGGATGCGCTCGCCGGGCGCGGACTTTTCGAGTTTCTTCCCGATCTGCCCGCGGATATCGCCGGCCGCGTGAAAACGGCGCGCGCGCTCGATCGCCAGGTCACGGCGTTCCGCGCGCACAAGGAAACGATCCGCCTGATGGCCGTCGTCGCGCGCACGGACGATGGCGCGATTTTTTTCGCCGAGCGCACTTCCGCCGCAAGCCCCGGCGCCGGCGAGGCGAACGCGGGCGAGTCCGAGGAGCTTCGCGGGCGCATCGCGTATCTCGACGCGCTGGTGGCCCGGGTGCGCCGCGAGCAATTGTTCACGTCATCGACCGGCCTCTACACGCGCGCGATGCTCGACCGCGTCGTCGACGCGGAGATCGCGCGTTCGATCCGCACGGGCCGGCCGTTCGCGGTCGTGATGGCGGGCGTCGACCGCGCGCAGGCGCTCGATCAGCTCGCCGGCGAGGACGCGCGCTCGAAGGTCGTCACCGTCGTCGCGCGCGCGATGGCGGCGAAAAAGCGCGTGTTCGACCAGATGGGCCACCTGTCGCCAAGCGAGCTCTACATCATCCAGCCCGAAAACGACCTGGGCGGCGCGAACGAATTTTGCGAGCGCATTCGCAAGTCGATGGACGGCAACATCGTCAAGATCGCGGGGCGCGATTTTCCGATATCGCTTTCGTTCGGCTGCGGATTTTTTCACCCGACGGCCAACCACTACCGCGACCGCGCCGAGCTGCTCTCGCAGGTCGAGGCGGCGCTTTTCACGGCGGCGTCCTCCGGCGGAAATCGCACCGTGCGCGCCCCGGGCGCCGGCGCGCTCGCGGCGGAGTTGGAGCGCCTGCGCGGGCGGTAATTTTTCACCGCAAAGACGCGAAGAGCGCTAAGGAATTGACGAAGAAAGTCGTCGCGCCCTTTGCGCCTTTGCGGTAAAAAAACGGCGATTTGCGATGACCTTTCAGACTTCCAGTCTTTCAGACTTTCAGACGACGGGGGGACGGCGCGATGCCCGACAAATTCCGGTTCATCGATGAAGAGACGAAGCGCCTTGCGGACGAAGGCCTTCTCATCCGCCTGCGCACGATGGAATCCGCGCCCGACGGATGGATGGTCGTCGACGGCCGGCGCGTGCTGAACTTCTGCACGAACAACTATCTCGGTCTCGCCAACGACGCGCGGCTCAAGCGCGCCGCGAAGGACGGAATCGACCGATTCGGCGTCGGCCCCGCGGCCGTGCGTTCCATCGCCGGGACGCAGACGCTGCACGTCGAACTCGAGCGCAAGCTCGCCGCGTTCAAGGGCGTGGAGGACGCGTTATTCGTGCAATCCGGATTCTGCGCGAACCAGGCCGTCATCCCGGCGCTCGTGGGCAAGGAAGACGCCATTTTCTCCGACGCGCTGAACCACGCTTCGATCATCGACGGCGCGCGCCTCTCGCGCGCGAAGGTCATCGTTTTCGACCACGCCGATCCCGCGGATTTCGATCGCAAGGCCAAAGAGCACGCCGCGAACTTTCGCCGCACGATGTTGATTTCCGATGGCGTGTTTTCGATGGACGGCGATATCGCGCCGCTGCCCGAATATTACGAGGTGGCCGAGCGCCACGGCTGCGTGACGATGGTGGACGACGCGCACGGCGAGGGCGTGCTCGGCGGCGGGCGCGGCATCGTGCATCACTTCGGGCTTGCCGGAAAAATCGACGTGGAGGTCGGCACGCTCTCCAAGGCGTTCGGCGTCGTCGGCGGCGTCGTGGCGGGCAGCAAGCGTATCGTCGATTTTCTGCGGCAGAAGGCGCGGCCGTTTTTATTCTCGTCCGCGACGACGCCCGCGGATACGGCGGCGTGCTCCGCGGCGGTCGATATCCTCGCGGAGTCGAGCGATCTCGTGGATCGTTTGTGGGCGAACGCGGATGATCTGAAAGACGGTCTGCGCGCGCTCGGATTCGACCTCGGCAAGACGGCCACGCCCATCGTTCCGATCATGCTCGGCGACGCAAAACTCGCGCAGAGATTTTCGGCGCGCCTCTTCGAGGAAGGCCTGTTCGCGATGGCGATCGGATTTCCCACCGTACCGCCGGGCTTGGCGCGCATCCGCGTCATGAACACCGCCGCCCACACGCGCGAGGACCTCGACCGGGCCATCGCGATTTTTGCGAAGGTCGGGCGGGAGCTGGGGGTGATCGCGTAGGGGCGCGCTTCATCGCGCCCACGCGTATTTGGCAGGAGGTTGGTGTTGCAGTATAAATGCTGTATGGTGAATTCGTGAAACGCGCGGAGCTGATTCGGCGTTTGAAGAAGATGGGGTGGTATTACGCGCGAACGAAGGGTTCGCACGAAATATACGACCATCCGAACTCCACCCGTCCAATTCCCATATCGTTTCACGGCAAGGAAGTGAAGGAGCGCATGGCCGCGAACATTCTCAAACAGGCGAAGGACAATTTGCTGCCAAGCAATGGCAAAAACGGGAAGGATCATTGAAATGGCTTTCGAAGGATATTGGGCGATTTTGGAAGACGACCCGGACGACAACGACGTCTACGTTTCGTTTCGGGAACACCCGAATATCATCACCTATGGCACGGGTGAAAAACACGCGATTGAAATGGCGGAAGATGCGTTAAACGTAACGCTCGAATACGAATTTGAGAAAGGCTACGAAGTGCCGGAGACCACGCGCCGCCCGCGCGTCGGCGCGGGAAAACGGGCGGTTTTCGTTCCGCTTCGCCCCGCGATCCGCATGGCGTTCCTGCTCCGCAAATGGCGGAAGGAGGCCGGTTTCACGCAGTCCAGAATGGCGCGCGCGCTTGG
This genomic interval carries:
- a CDS encoding helix-turn-helix domain-containing protein, which encodes MAFEGYWAILEDDPDDNDVYVSFREHPNIITYGTGEKHAIEMAEDALNVTLEYEFEKGYEVPETTRRPRVGAGKRAVFVPLRPAIRMAFLLRKWRKEAGFTQSRMARALGVTYQSYQRMEKPGRANITIEMLDRVAHALGKKAVVELR
- a CDS encoding glycine C-acetyltransferase — its product is MPDKFRFIDEETKRLADEGLLIRLRTMESAPDGWMVVDGRRVLNFCTNNYLGLANDARLKRAAKDGIDRFGVGPAAVRSIAGTQTLHVELERKLAAFKGVEDALFVQSGFCANQAVIPALVGKEDAIFSDALNHASIIDGARLSRAKVIVFDHADPADFDRKAKEHAANFRRTMLISDGVFSMDGDIAPLPEYYEVAERHGCVTMVDDAHGEGVLGGGRGIVHHFGLAGKIDVEVGTLSKAFGVVGGVVAGSKRIVDFLRQKARPFLFSSATTPADTAACSAAVDILAESSDLVDRLWANADDLKDGLRALGFDLGKTATPIVPIMLGDAKLAQRFSARLFEEGLFAMAIGFPTVPPGLARIRVMNTAAHTREDLDRAIAIFAKVGRELGVIA
- a CDS encoding type II toxin-antitoxin system HicA family toxin; this translates as MKRAELIRRLKKMGWYYARTKGSHEIYDHPNSTRPIPISFHGKEVKERMAANILKQAKDNLLPSNGKNGKDH
- a CDS encoding diguanylate cyclase, yielding MPNHLDLAWELIFGVSRLIAARLDEQLRVVEASRGFAEAAGVAPDALAGRGLFEFLPDLPADIAGRVKTARALDRQVTAFRAHKETIRLMAVVARTDDGAIFFAERTSAASPGAGEANAGESEELRGRIAYLDALVARVRREQLFTSSTGLYTRAMLDRVVDAEIARSIRTGRPFAVVMAGVDRAQALDQLAGEDARSKVVTVVARAMAAKKRVFDQMGHLSPSELYIIQPENDLGGANEFCERIRKSMDGNIVKIAGRDFPISLSFGCGFFHPTANHYRDRAELLSQVEAALFTAASSGGNRTVRAPGAGALAAELERLRGR